One window of Chroococcidiopsis sp. TS-821 genomic DNA carries:
- a CDS encoding ABC transporter ATP-binding protein, with translation MSHDVLDVRNLHIEFLGDEKQVKAVDGISFQVQRGQTLGIVGESGSGKSVTSLAVMGLIPSPGVITNGEVWFCDRERDSEPVNLLDLPPEQMQKYRGGQIAMIFQEPMSSLNPVYTIGFQLKEAIRQHQNISQKEARRQAIARLQEVKLLPSDEELRQQYAETRQSHQSDPRQREFFVQQQKQAILDRYPHELSGGQLQRVMIAMAISCDPALLIADEPTTALDVTVQATILDLLRELRDRRQMSMMFITHDLGIIAEIADSVAVMYRGKIVEYGSVEQIFTHPQHPYTKGLLACRPSLERRSQYLLTVSDFMSVGLTRAGEVEIQAKEPTYPPQVSDEALMQRLRNLQQQSPLLQVRNLQVGFPIRNAFGQTKRYFLAVNGVSFEVYPGETLGLVGESGCGKTTLGRTLLRLVEPIGGQVFFEGRDVTNLKGRPLQQLRREMQIIFQNPFSSLDPRMKIGDAVMEPLVIHAAGQSPRQRRDRAAYLLERVGIDPKQMNRYPHQFSGGQRQRICIARALALNPKFIICDESVSSLDVSVQAQVLNLLKELQAEFNLTYIFISHDLSVVKFMSDRILVMNRGQIVEQGAAEEIYRDPKEEYTRSLIASIPTGRHNRIALRPTLNRVIGNG, from the coding sequence ATGAGTCATGATGTCTTAGACGTTCGAAATCTGCATATTGAATTTTTGGGTGATGAAAAACAAGTTAAGGCTGTCGACGGAATTTCGTTTCAGGTACAACGCGGTCAAACGCTAGGAATTGTTGGCGAGTCAGGATCGGGTAAATCTGTCACTTCTTTAGCAGTTATGGGGTTGATTCCGTCGCCAGGAGTAATTACCAATGGTGAAGTTTGGTTCTGCGATCGCGAGCGTGATAGCGAACCCGTTAATTTACTCGACCTGCCGCCCGAACAAATGCAAAAATACCGAGGCGGACAAATTGCGATGATTTTCCAAGAGCCGATGAGTTCGCTTAACCCAGTTTATACGATTGGATTTCAGTTAAAAGAAGCGATTCGGCAGCACCAAAATATTTCCCAAAAAGAAGCAAGAAGACAGGCGATCGCGCGGTTGCAGGAAGTGAAATTACTGCCAAGTGATGAGGAGTTACGTCAGCAGTACGCCGAGACAAGACAGAGTCATCAAAGCGATCCGCGTCAGCGCGAGTTTTTTGTGCAGCAGCAAAAGCAAGCAATTCTCGATCGCTATCCCCACGAACTCTCTGGCGGTCAACTACAGCGCGTGATGATTGCCATGGCGATTTCGTGTGACCCCGCATTATTAATCGCCGACGAACCAACAACCGCACTAGATGTGACTGTACAAGCGACAATTTTAGACTTGCTGCGCGAATTGCGCGATCGCCGTCAGATGTCGATGATGTTTATTACGCACGACTTGGGAATTATCGCCGAAATTGCCGACTCAGTGGCGGTGATGTACCGAGGCAAAATTGTTGAATATGGTTCGGTTGAACAAATTTTTACGCATCCACAACACCCATATACTAAAGGTTTACTCGCGTGTCGTCCGAGTTTAGAAAGGCGATCGCAGTATCTTTTAACAGTTTCAGACTTTATGAGTGTCGGGTTAACGCGCGCGGGTGAAGTCGAAATTCAAGCTAAAGAACCTACTTATCCACCCCAAGTGAGTGATGAAGCCCTCATGCAACGCCTGAGAAACTTACAACAACAATCGCCACTTCTCCAAGTTCGCAACTTACAAGTAGGCTTTCCGATCCGTAACGCATTTGGTCAAACTAAACGCTACTTTCTTGCTGTTAATGGCGTTTCCTTTGAAGTTTACCCTGGTGAAACTTTAGGACTGGTAGGCGAGTCAGGTTGTGGTAAAACAACGCTGGGTCGTACTTTATTACGACTCGTTGAACCCATTGGCGGACAAGTTTTCTTTGAAGGACGCGACGTGACAAACCTCAAAGGTCGTCCTTTACAACAACTCCGGCGCGAGATGCAAATTATTTTTCAAAATCCCTTCAGTTCGCTCGATCCGCGCATGAAAATTGGTGATGCAGTGATGGAACCACTCGTCATTCATGCTGCAGGTCAATCGCCTCGTCAACGCCGCGATCGCGCCGCTTATTTATTAGAACGTGTAGGCATCGACCCGAAACAAATGAACCGCTATCCGCATCAATTTTCTGGCGGTCAACGTCAACGCATTTGCATTGCCAGAGCACTTGCACTCAATCCTAAGTTTATTATTTGCGATGAATCGGTGTCATCGCTCGATGTCTCAGTACAAGCGCAAGTTTTGAATTTGTTGAAAGAACTGCAAGCCGAGTTTAACCTGACGTATATTTTTATTTCGCATGACTTAAGCGTTGTCAAGTTTATGAGCGATCGCATCTTAGTCATGAATCGCGGACAAATCGTCGAGCAAGGCGCCGCCGAAGAAATTTACCGCGATCCAAAAGAAGAATATACGCGATCGCTGATTGCTTCAATCCCAACAGGAAGGCACAATCGAATTGCTTTGCGCCCTACGTTAAATCGGGTAATCGGTAATGGGTAA
- a CDS encoding TldD/PmbA family protein — protein sequence MHPSTLLLTRELPNLQYSSTRDRFDETWEALLSTLLGLGRAAGADFVEFFLERVNYINCLAEDDAITSISPRLSTGAGVRVFRGKADCYVSTNDLSFTGLKAALEKGLSILGLQLPAPNSYVPEINLELLRDYATKKGKESWLAGCSSMREMGEILLDANAQLKQKATHVQSRRAVYFRDWQEVLVAASDGTFARDIRLTQSVGYNLLCADGANRSSISKRVGSTSEPDFLRSWNYQTDAEEVAESAGKMLYADYVESGNYPIIMANEFGGVIFHEACGHLLETTQIERKTTPFADKKGEKIAHESLTAWDEGLSPDAFGTIDMDDEGMPAQRTLLIENGILKNFISDRTGSMRTGHPRTGSGRRQNYTFAAASRMRNTYIAPGNYTNEDLFASIDKGIYCKKMGGGSVGPTGQFNFAVDEAYLIENGKITKPLKGATLIGDAQEIMNKISMCSQDLGLAAGFCGSVSGSVYVTVGQPHIKVDSITVGGR from the coding sequence ATGCATCCTAGTACTTTACTGCTAACCAGAGAACTACCAAATCTGCAATATAGCTCAACGCGCGATCGCTTCGATGAAACCTGGGAAGCACTGTTATCAACTCTTTTAGGCTTAGGGCGTGCAGCAGGAGCTGATTTTGTAGAATTTTTCTTAGAGCGAGTTAACTATATCAACTGTCTAGCCGAAGACGACGCAATTACCAGTATTTCTCCACGACTATCAACAGGTGCAGGCGTCCGAGTTTTTCGCGGTAAAGCCGATTGCTACGTTAGCACCAACGATTTATCATTTACAGGACTCAAAGCTGCCCTCGAAAAAGGGTTGTCAATCTTAGGTTTACAACTTCCAGCACCCAATAGTTATGTTCCAGAAATTAACCTGGAACTTTTGCGCGATTATGCCACCAAAAAAGGCAAAGAGTCTTGGCTTGCAGGATGCAGTTCAATGCGCGAAATGGGTGAAATTCTCCTCGATGCCAATGCGCAGTTAAAACAAAAAGCAACTCACGTCCAATCAAGACGCGCGGTATATTTTCGCGATTGGCAAGAAGTTTTAGTTGCAGCAAGTGACGGTACTTTCGCTAGAGACATTCGCCTGACACAATCAGTTGGTTATAACCTTTTATGTGCTGATGGAGCAAATCGCTCATCGATTAGCAAGCGCGTTGGTAGCACCAGCGAACCTGACTTCTTAAGAAGTTGGAACTATCAAACAGATGCTGAAGAAGTCGCAGAATCGGCTGGAAAAATGCTCTACGCAGATTATGTCGAATCTGGGAATTACCCAATCATTATGGCAAATGAGTTTGGAGGCGTAATTTTCCACGAAGCTTGCGGACACCTGCTAGAAACAACACAAATCGAGCGCAAAACAACTCCATTTGCAGATAAGAAAGGTGAAAAAATTGCGCATGAAAGCTTGACAGCTTGGGATGAAGGACTTTCTCCAGATGCTTTTGGGACGATCGACATGGACGATGAAGGAATGCCAGCGCAAAGAACACTGTTGATTGAAAATGGCATCTTGAAGAATTTTATTAGCGATCGCACGGGTTCGATGCGTACCGGACACCCCCGTACAGGTAGTGGACGCCGCCAAAACTATACATTTGCGGCAGCATCAAGGATGCGCAACACTTATATTGCCCCTGGAAACTACACCAACGAAGACTTATTCGCCTCAATTGACAAAGGGATCTACTGCAAGAAAATGGGTGGTGGTAGCGTTGGTCCTACAGGACAATTCAACTTCGCGGTCGATGAAGCTTACTTGATTGAAAACGGTAAAATTACCAAGCCTCTCAAAGGCGCAACGCTAATTGGCGATGCGCAAGAAATTATGAACAAGATTTCGATGTGTTCGCAAGACTTAGGACTCGCCGCTGGGTTCTGTGGTTCGGTTAGCGGTAGTGTTTACGTTACCGTGGGACAACCTCACATCAAAGTTGATTCGATTACCGTTGGTGGAAGATAG
- a CDS encoding RNA-guided endonuclease TnpB family protein yields the protein MIVLEFKLKGYKHQLQAIDNAVRTVQFIRNKCIRLWMDSKGVGKKDIYAYTTTLRKEFKYVEALNSTACQQAGERAWSSIAKFYDNCKKKVKGKKGYPKFKKNVRSVEYKQSGWKLSENRKRITFTDKNGIGTLTLKGGWDLNFYPIDQIKRVKIVRRADGYYAQFSINVDVRKYVKQLEPTQECVGIDVGLKYFYADSKGNTVDIPQYYRQAEKQLNRANRKKSKKFRRGQKQSNNYLKARDRYARKHLRVSRQRKGFVQTEALRVIQSNDLVAYEDLKVKNMVRSKLAKTINDASWSAFRSWLEYFGWKYGKVTVAVPPQNTSQNCSNCGKKVNKSLSTRTHKCSHCGYEVDRDINAAINILQLGLRTVGHTGTYAWGVLPSWAVGESLLSNGEVLNQESSRL from the coding sequence ATGATAGTTTTAGAATTCAAACTCAAAGGATACAAACATCAGCTTCAAGCAATTGATAATGCAGTACGCACTGTTCAATTTATCAGAAACAAATGTATCCGTTTATGGATGGATTCTAAAGGTGTCGGCAAGAAAGATATCTACGCTTATACAACTACTCTAAGGAAAGAGTTTAAGTACGTAGAGGCTCTTAATTCCACTGCTTGTCAGCAAGCTGGTGAGAGAGCCTGGTCGAGTATTGCTAAGTTCTACGATAACTGCAAAAAGAAAGTTAAAGGCAAAAAAGGTTATCCCAAATTCAAAAAGAATGTTCGTTCTGTTGAATATAAACAATCAGGTTGGAAGTTATCAGAGAATCGGAAGAGGATAACTTTCACTGATAAGAATGGGATAGGGACTTTAACACTAAAGGGCGGTTGGGATTTAAACTTTTACCCTATCGACCAAATAAAACGAGTGAAAATTGTTCGTCGGGCTGATGGTTATTATGCTCAATTCTCTATCAATGTTGATGTTAGAAAATACGTTAAACAACTAGAACCTACTCAAGAGTGTGTAGGTATTGATGTTGGCTTGAAATATTTCTATGCTGACTCAAAAGGTAATACAGTAGATATTCCTCAGTATTATCGTCAAGCTGAAAAACAACTAAATAGAGCTAACCGTAAGAAATCTAAGAAGTTTAGGAGGGGTCAAAAACAATCCAATAACTACCTCAAGGCTAGAGATAGATATGCTCGGAAACATTTAAGAGTAAGTAGGCAACGTAAAGGCTTTGTCCAGACAGAGGCATTGCGCGTAATCCAATCTAACGATTTGGTCGCCTATGAAGACTTAAAGGTTAAAAACATGGTAAGGTCTAAACTAGCCAAGACTATTAACGATGCTAGCTGGTCGGCTTTCCGTAGTTGGCTAGAGTATTTCGGGTGGAAATATGGCAAGGTAACTGTAGCAGTACCACCACAAAATACAAGTCAAAACTGCTCAAACTGCGGAAAAAAAGTTAACAAATCTCTCTCAACTAGAACCCATAAATGTTCGCATTGCGGGTATGAAGTAGATAGAGATATCAACGCAGCTATCAACATACTGCAATTAGGATTGCGTACCGTAGGGCATACGGGAACTTATGCTTGGGGAGTTTTGCCCTCTTGGGCAGTTGGCGAAAGCCTGCTGTCTAATGGCGAAGTGTTGAACCAAGAATCCTCTCGGCTTTAG
- the ribD gene encoding bifunctional diaminohydroxyphosphoribosylaminopyrimidine deaminase/5-amino-6-(5-phosphoribosylamino)uracil reductase RibD: MIQADLQPEETEVTAFDRAMMQRCLQLARRALGRTAPNPLVGSVIVQAGEIVGEGFHPGAGQPHAEVFALRAAGDRARGATVYVNLEPCNHYGRTPPCTEALIAAGVAKVVVGMVDPNPLVAGGGIARLRSAEIKVVVGVEEDDCRQLNEGFVHRILYQQPFGILKYAMTLDGKIATSSGHSAWISNQSARSLVHQLRAACDAVIVGGNTVRKDNPRLTTRQAEAHNPLRVVMSRTLDLPTEAYLWQTTEFPTLVLTETSANPEFQQFLRQKNVEVVELPSLTPTQAMTHLYARGFSSVLWECGGTLAARAIAEGAVQKILAFIAPKIIGGSGAPSPIGDLGLTNMNQALALERVRWQTIGSDCLVEGYLPQKNSFLVQNSR, encoded by the coding sequence ATGATACAGGCGGATTTACAACCAGAGGAAACTGAAGTCACCGCTTTTGACCGAGCAATGATGCAGCGGTGTTTGCAATTGGCGCGCCGTGCTTTGGGTCGCACCGCACCGAATCCATTAGTAGGATCTGTCATTGTCCAAGCTGGAGAAATTGTGGGAGAAGGGTTTCATCCTGGTGCAGGTCAACCGCATGCAGAAGTTTTTGCCTTACGTGCCGCAGGCGATCGCGCGCGTGGCGCTACAGTATACGTTAATTTAGAGCCTTGCAATCACTACGGACGTACTCCCCCTTGTACTGAGGCTTTAATTGCTGCTGGAGTCGCCAAAGTCGTTGTGGGCATGGTCGATCCGAATCCACTTGTTGCCGGTGGTGGAATTGCACGGTTACGCAGCGCGGAAATTAAAGTTGTTGTCGGAGTAGAAGAAGACGATTGTCGTCAACTCAATGAAGGCTTTGTACATCGCATTCTTTATCAGCAACCGTTTGGTATCTTAAAGTATGCCATGACCTTGGATGGCAAAATAGCGACGAGCAGCGGTCATAGTGCTTGGATTAGTAACCAAAGTGCCCGCAGTTTAGTTCATCAGCTACGCGCAGCGTGTGATGCAGTAATTGTTGGCGGCAATACAGTACGTAAAGACAACCCTAGGTTAACTACTCGTCAAGCAGAGGCACACAATCCTTTACGAGTGGTGATGAGTCGCACGCTCGACTTACCTACCGAAGCCTATTTATGGCAAACCACAGAATTTCCAACTCTTGTGTTGACCGAAACAAGTGCCAATCCTGAATTCCAACAGTTCCTACGCCAAAAAAACGTCGAGGTGGTAGAATTGCCATCGCTGACACCGACTCAGGCAATGACACACTTGTACGCGCGAGGCTTCTCATCAGTATTGTGGGAATGCGGCGGAACACTCGCTGCACGAGCGATCGCAGAAGGAGCAGTGCAAAAAATTCTTGCCTTCATCGCGCCCAAAATCATTGGCGGTAGCGGCGCACCATCACCAATCGGCGACTTAGGTTTAACAAATATGAATCAAGCACTTGCTCTCGAACGAGTGCGCTGGCAAACTATTGGTTCAGACTGTTTAGTTGAAGGATATTTACCACAAAAAAACAGTTTTTTGGTGCAGAATTCTCGTTAA
- a CDS encoding alpha/beta fold hydrolase codes for MSALTQTPATRSTAAGQDIGGTVQKYHWTWQGQTFAVAYETRGEGALVLLLPAFSTVSTRAEMRGLAEKLAAQYQVIALDWLGFGQSDRPPLDYQPAIYHQLLQDFVRDTFSTPIAVIAAGHAAGYVMQLAQQPGVFSRIVLVAPTWRGPLTVMGASKSVARMVRGLVRSPLVGQALYQANTTPAFLRLMYGRHVYVDKARLTPEFIAQKREITQQPGARFAPAAFVTGALDPVTNRADFLRLFQVSLPIMVIIGQQAPPASTAEMEAIASIPEIQTRKLPGTLGLHEEYAAEVAEVVLPFLSS; via the coding sequence ATGTCAGCACTTACTCAAACCCCAGCGACTCGTTCCACTGCTGCGGGGCAAGATATCGGTGGTACTGTGCAAAAATATCACTGGACATGGCAAGGGCAAACCTTCGCAGTTGCCTATGAAACGAGAGGTGAAGGCGCTTTAGTGCTACTCTTGCCAGCTTTTAGCACTGTTTCTACACGGGCAGAAATGCGCGGTTTGGCAGAAAAACTGGCGGCTCAGTATCAAGTCATCGCGCTTGATTGGTTGGGATTTGGACAGTCGGATCGCCCACCGCTAGATTACCAACCTGCAATTTATCACCAGTTACTACAAGATTTTGTCCGCGATACTTTTTCTACTCCTATTGCAGTTATTGCTGCAGGTCACGCCGCAGGTTATGTTATGCAATTAGCGCAACAACCTGGAGTGTTCTCGCGCATAGTTTTAGTGGCACCTACTTGGCGCGGTCCATTAACGGTGATGGGCGCAAGTAAGTCAGTAGCAAGAATGGTGCGTGGATTAGTGCGATCGCCGCTTGTCGGTCAAGCGCTTTATCAAGCCAATACAACTCCAGCGTTTCTGCGTTTGATGTATGGTAGACATGTCTATGTCGATAAAGCCCGCTTAACCCCAGAATTTATTGCTCAAAAGCGAGAAATTACGCAGCAGCCAGGCGCGAGATTTGCACCAGCAGCATTTGTGACGGGTGCGCTCGATCCTGTAACAAATCGTGCAGATTTCTTACGATTATTTCAAGTGTCGCTGCCTATTATGGTCATCATCGGTCAGCAAGCACCACCTGCATCAACGGCTGAAATGGAAGCGATCGCTTCCATTCCTGAAATTCAAACACGCAAACTGCCTGGAACTCTCGGCTTACATGAAGAGTATGCCGCTGAAGTGGCAGAAGTCGTACTACCATTTTTGAGTTCTTAA
- the mreD gene encoding rod shape-determining protein MreD: MNRIAALGHLHRRQIVNWLVTVGSVFLCLLLLPMRLPGMELAGTAPNWLLIWVVAWSVKRTVVQSAIAGIILGLLQDGMTSPLPSHALSLAVVGIVTARLRKQRYLQEDFISVALIVFGMAVLAEVITAAQFSFWSAAVAGKYTATTSNFAEIWTYYQRVALASAIVSSLWAPVVYYPLNRWWEKMKN, from the coding sequence TTGAATCGTATTGCTGCACTAGGGCATTTGCATAGACGCCAAATCGTAAATTGGCTTGTTACGGTTGGCTCAGTTTTTTTATGCTTGTTACTGTTACCTATGCGCTTACCAGGAATGGAACTAGCAGGAACTGCTCCCAACTGGTTATTGATTTGGGTTGTTGCTTGGAGTGTGAAGCGAACAGTCGTGCAAAGTGCGATCGCGGGAATTATTCTTGGTTTACTTCAAGATGGCATGACCTCACCTCTACCCTCACATGCGCTGAGTTTGGCTGTGGTAGGAATTGTCACTGCTCGCTTACGCAAACAGCGTTATCTTCAAGAAGACTTTATTTCGGTTGCTTTGATTGTTTTTGGCATGGCAGTTTTAGCCGAAGTGATTACAGCAGCACAATTTAGCTTCTGGAGTGCAGCAGTTGCCGGTAAATATACTGCTACCACGAGCAATTTTGCCGAAATTTGGACTTATTACCAGCGTGTTGCTTTAGCTTCAGCAATTGTGAGTAGCTTATGGGCACCAGTGGTATACTACCCCCTAAATCGCTGGTGGGAAAAAATGAAAAACTGA
- the mreC gene encoding rod shape-determining protein MreC, with product MYIIRRWWERYALTLVLVSLSFGTAWTIRHTQGAIVLEVYQMLTRPFQSNPSQVLHLRDARIQELETRVAELETQNQQLEKLLGYVNNTYKNLSSSQAAIAAPVIGRSADQWWQQITLGRGSQAGIEVGHVVTAPGGLVGRVISVAPHTSRVLLISDPSSQLGVTISRSRFMGFLRGQSANHAVMQFFDKVPDVRPGDMVVTSPYSQIFPAGIPVGRVESINLQKSPAPEAIITLSAPMSHLEWVIVSTQKDLESENLESLSYLP from the coding sequence ATGTATATCATTCGTCGCTGGTGGGAGCGCTATGCTCTTACACTAGTGCTCGTAAGTCTGTCTTTCGGAACTGCCTGGACAATCCGCCATACTCAGGGAGCAATTGTGCTTGAAGTTTACCAGATGCTAACGCGTCCCTTTCAGTCGAACCCAAGTCAAGTGCTACACCTGCGCGATGCCAGAATTCAAGAACTCGAAACGCGCGTCGCTGAACTGGAAACTCAAAACCAACAGCTTGAGAAATTACTAGGATATGTCAATAACACTTACAAAAATCTCAGTTCGTCACAAGCGGCGATCGCCGCCCCCGTGATTGGTCGCAGTGCAGATCAATGGTGGCAACAAATCACTCTAGGACGTGGTAGCCAAGCCGGAATCGAAGTTGGTCATGTTGTCACTGCCCCTGGTGGACTCGTTGGTCGAGTCATAAGTGTTGCGCCGCATACGAGTCGCGTACTGTTAATTAGCGATCCTAGCAGTCAATTAGGTGTAACGATTAGCCGCAGCCGTTTTATGGGATTTTTACGCGGACAGTCGGCGAACCATGCAGTAATGCAGTTTTTTGATAAGGTACCCGATGTACGTCCAGGAGATATGGTAGTGACATCGCCCTATAGCCAAATTTTCCCCGCAGGTATACCTGTAGGACGCGTTGAGTCGATTAACCTCCAAAAAAGTCCAGCCCCAGAAGCAATAATTACTCTATCTGCACCCATGTCTCACCTCGAATGGGTTATTGTTTCAACGCAAAAAGACCTAGAATCTGAGAATTTAGAGTCATTGTCTTACCTTCCCTGA
- a CDS encoding DUF2237 family protein gives MSRNVLGEELETCCTSPMTGFYRNGVCETGPQDVGTHVVCAQVTEEFLSFTRARGNDLSTPRPMSNFPGLKDGDRWCLCASRWKEALEAGVAPPVILAATHEAALDFVTLQDLKQHALDA, from the coding sequence GTGAGTCGGAACGTACTTGGCGAAGAATTAGAAACTTGTTGTACCTCTCCGATGACCGGATTTTACCGGAATGGAGTGTGTGAGACAGGTCCACAAGACGTTGGTACGCACGTTGTTTGCGCGCAAGTGACTGAGGAGTTTTTATCGTTTACTCGCGCGCGAGGGAATGATTTGAGTACGCCAAGACCAATGTCTAATTTTCCAGGACTAAAAGACGGCGATCGCTGGTGTTTGTGTGCTTCCCGCTGGAAAGAAGCCCTTGAGGCTGGTGTCGCCCCCCCTGTCATTTTAGCTGCAACACACGAGGCGGCGCTTGATTTTGTCACGCTACAAGATCTTAAACAGCACGCACTCGATGCTTGA
- a CDS encoding rod shape-determining protein has protein sequence MGIDLGTANTLVYVSGKGIVLQEPSVIAIDKNGKMPPAVGEEAKRMMGRTPGNVTVTRPLRDGVIADFDTAELMLKHFIQRVHEGRIVSPRMVIGIPTGVTGVERRALMDAATQAGARDVFLIEEPVAAAIGAGIPVTEAVGNMIIDIGGGTTEVAVLSLFGTVVSESVRVAGDELNEAIVQYMKKIYNLVIGERTAEEIKIRIGSAYPTRNDEENVMEVRGLHLLSGLPRTVTIKEPEIRESMIEPLSTIIEAVKRTLERTPPELAADIVDRGIVLAGGGALLKGIDTLISHETGIPTHIAADPLSCVVLGTGRVLEKFKQMEPVFSARSRTI, from the coding sequence ATGGGTATTGACCTTGGTACTGCCAATACCCTGGTATATGTGTCTGGTAAAGGTATTGTTTTACAAGAACCTTCGGTGATTGCAATCGACAAAAATGGCAAAATGCCACCAGCCGTAGGTGAAGAAGCTAAACGCATGATGGGTCGCACGCCTGGAAACGTTACTGTCACGCGTCCTTTACGTGACGGAGTGATTGCTGATTTTGATACTGCTGAACTCATGCTCAAGCATTTTATCCAACGCGTACACGAAGGTCGCATTGTCTCCCCGCGCATGGTAATTGGTATTCCTACAGGTGTGACAGGTGTCGAACGACGCGCGCTGATGGATGCTGCAACGCAAGCTGGTGCAAGAGATGTGTTTTTGATTGAAGAACCCGTAGCCGCTGCGATTGGGGCGGGAATTCCTGTCACCGAAGCCGTTGGAAATATGATTATCGATATTGGTGGCGGGACAACAGAAGTCGCAGTGCTGAGTCTTTTTGGCACGGTTGTGAGTGAATCAGTACGCGTTGCAGGCGATGAACTCAATGAGGCGATCGTGCAGTACATGAAGAAAATTTACAACTTGGTCATTGGCGAACGTACCGCTGAGGAAATTAAAATTCGCATTGGTTCGGCATATCCTACACGTAATGATGAAGAAAACGTCATGGAAGTGCGCGGGTTGCACTTGCTATCCGGTTTACCTCGGACTGTGACGATCAAAGAACCAGAAATTCGCGAAAGCATGATCGAACCGCTGTCTACGATTATTGAAGCAGTAAAACGAACGCTCGAACGCACCCCGCCCGAACTTGCTGCTGATATTGTCGATCGTGGCATTGTCCTTGCAGGAGGCGGAGCGTTACTCAAAGGGATAGATACGTTAATTAGTCACGAAACAGGAATTCCTACTCATATTGCCGCAGATCCCCTTAGCTGCGTTGTATTGGGAACCGGTCGAGTTTTAGAGAAATTTAAACAAATGGAACCTGTATTTAGCGCGCGATCGCGTACGATTTAA
- a CDS encoding folylpolyglutamate synthase/dihydrofolate synthase family protein gives MDIDSLLQPFQRFGVHLGLERIEQLLANLGNPQQRVPIIHVAGTNGKGSVCAYLSSVLTQAGYRVGRYTSPHLVDWTERICINEKPITREELAKLLLKVQNAIALQQESPTQFEVFTAAAWLYFVEQQVDIAVIEVGLGGRLDATNVCPTPLVSIITSISREHWQQLGPTLADIAREKAGILKPGCAAVVGPLPPEAKAVVQQRIQELECAAVWVEKALEVQTTEQRWAEYEGIKYPLPLLGEFQLVNSALAIAAIQILRKKGWKISLEAIVEGMAKTQWLGRVQWCTWQGRELLIDGAHNPAAAQVLRQYVDTLDVASVTWVMGMLSTKDHDDIFKALLRSHDRLFLVPVPDHSSADPEQLALLAQKICPQLSECSTYLNVETALKNAIAISDNLIVLCGSLYLVGYFLSSHFH, from the coding sequence GTGGATATTGATTCTCTTTTGCAACCTTTTCAGCGTTTTGGCGTTCACCTGGGATTAGAACGCATCGAGCAATTATTGGCAAATCTTGGTAATCCGCAGCAGCGAGTACCAATCATTCATGTTGCTGGAACGAATGGGAAAGGTTCGGTGTGTGCTTATTTGTCTTCGGTATTGACTCAGGCGGGTTATCGCGTAGGGCGTTATACGTCTCCCCATCTTGTTGATTGGACTGAACGAATTTGTATTAATGAAAAGCCAATTACGCGCGAAGAGTTAGCAAAATTGTTGCTAAAAGTGCAAAACGCGATCGCACTACAGCAAGAGTCGCCTACGCAGTTTGAAGTTTTTACGGCGGCGGCTTGGTTATATTTTGTCGAACAGCAGGTAGACATCGCTGTAATCGAGGTGGGATTGGGAGGGCGCTTGGATGCAACGAATGTTTGTCCGACGCCGCTTGTGAGTATTATTACTTCGATTAGTCGCGAACATTGGCAACAATTAGGACCCACCTTAGCAGATATTGCGCGGGAAAAGGCGGGAATTTTGAAGCCTGGATGTGCGGCGGTTGTGGGACCTTTACCACCAGAGGCGAAAGCAGTGGTACAACAGCGGATTCAGGAGTTAGAGTGCGCGGCTGTATGGGTAGAAAAGGCTTTAGAGGTACAAACGACAGAGCAGAGATGGGCGGAGTATGAGGGTATTAAGTATCCTTTACCGTTGTTGGGAGAGTTTCAGTTGGTCAATTCAGCATTGGCGATCGCTGCTATACAAATCTTGCGAAAAAAAGGGTGGAAGATATCGCTAGAAGCAATTGTAGAAGGAATGGCAAAAACACAGTGGTTGGGACGAGTGCAGTGGTGCACTTGGCAAGGTCGTGAGTTGCTGATTGATGGGGCGCATAATCCGGCGGCGGCGCAAGTGTTACGGCAATACGTGGATACTCTCGACGTTGCTTCAGTGACGTGGGTGATGGGGATGCTTTCGACGAAGGATCATGACGATATTTTTAAGGCTTTGTTGCGATCGCATGACCGTTTATTTTTAGTTCCTGTCCCCGACCATAGTTCGGCTGATCCTGAACAATTGGCACTACTTGCACAAAAAATCTGTCCTCAATTATCTGAGTGTTCTACTTATTTAAATGTAGAAACTGCACTAAAAAACGCGATCGCCATATCCGATAATCTCATTGTGCTATGTGGTTCGCTGTATCTCGTCGGTTATTTTCTCAGTTCACACTTCCACTAA